In Candidatus Defluviilinea proxima, a single genomic region encodes these proteins:
- the rfbA gene encoding glucose-1-phosphate thymidylyltransferase RfbA — protein sequence MKGIILAGGKGTRLYPLTIAISKQILPVFDKPMIYYPLSTLMLAGIREILIISTPDALPLFRDLLKDGSQWGLKFEYAEQAEPRGLADAFLVGREFIGDSPVCLTLGDNIFYGEGMISLLQSCASLKDGAMIFGYKVHDPERYGIVDFDEQENVLSIEEKPKKPKSNWAVPGIYFYDNQVVKVAESLKPSVRGEIEITDLNKIYLNRKQLKIKLFGRGVAWLDAGTHESLLQAASFIQTIQERQGLMISCPEEIAFRMGFIDHEQLLKLGQALSGNSYGQYILNVANNPG from the coding sequence ATGAAGGGAATTATTTTAGCGGGCGGTAAAGGTACACGTCTTTATCCATTGACGATTGCCATCAGCAAACAGATCTTGCCGGTCTTCGATAAGCCAATGATTTATTATCCTCTTTCGACGTTGATGCTGGCAGGCATACGTGAGATCCTTATCATCAGTACACCCGATGCCTTGCCATTATTTCGTGATTTGTTGAAGGACGGCTCGCAGTGGGGTTTGAAATTTGAATATGCCGAACAAGCGGAACCACGCGGACTAGCCGATGCATTCTTGGTCGGACGTGAGTTTATTGGTGATAGTCCAGTTTGTTTGACGCTGGGTGATAACATCTTCTACGGCGAAGGGATGATATCACTACTACAAAGTTGTGCATCGCTTAAAGATGGCGCGATGATATTTGGTTACAAAGTACATGATCCGGAACGATACGGAATCGTTGATTTTGATGAACAAGAAAACGTTTTGAGCATTGAGGAAAAGCCCAAGAAACCGAAATCGAATTGGGCTGTTCCAGGGATTTATTTTTACGACAACCAGGTTGTAAAGGTTGCTGAATCACTCAAGCCTTCTGTGCGCGGTGAGATCGAGATTACAGACCTGAATAAAATTTATCTGAACCGAAAACAGTTGAAGATAAAGTTATTTGGTCGTGGGGTCGCATGGCTGGATGCCGGTACACATGAATCTTTATTGCAGGCGGCTTCGTTCATCCAAACCATTCAGGAACGACAGGGATTGATGATTTCCTGCCCAGAAGAAATTGCCTTTCGTATGGGATTCATTGACCATGAACAATTGTTGAAGCTCGGGCAAGCACTTTCCGGCAACAGCTATGGTCAATATATTTTGAATGTTGCGAATAACCCGGGATAG
- a CDS encoding MaoC family dehydratase yields the protein MTADFSFQVGDGFSFERYISADDVKQFAEIVGDLNPVHLDTAFAEGSFFKKRIVHGAFLAGLLSKVLGMDFPGQGTIYISQNSVFKRPVYVDTTVKVQVKVTEVLTEKRRLVLDTTILNEQNEVCLAGSATVWIPE from the coding sequence ATGACAGCCGATTTCTCTTTTCAAGTGGGTGATGGATTTTCATTTGAACGATACATCTCTGCGGATGATGTGAAACAGTTCGCGGAGATTGTCGGTGACCTTAATCCTGTCCATCTTGACACAGCATTTGCTGAAGGTTCATTCTTCAAAAAACGTATTGTGCATGGGGCCTTCCTTGCAGGTTTGCTCTCGAAGGTCCTAGGTATGGACTTTCCTGGACAGGGCACTATTTATATTTCGCAAAATTCTGTTTTCAAACGGCCAGTATATGTGGATACAACGGTCAAGGTTCAGGTGAAGGTTACTGAAGTGTTGACCGAAAAACGCCGCCTCGTCTTGGATACAACTATCCTGAACGAGCAGAACGAAGTCTGTCTTGCAGGTTCCGCTACTGTGTGGATCCCTGAATAA
- the rffA gene encoding dTDP-4-amino-4,6-dideoxygalactose transaminase: MSISFNKPTKIGKEAEYMQESLQRGHISGDGYFTKKVHVLLEETVGVPKALLTTSCTHALEMSALLLDLKDGDEVIVPSFTFVSTVNAFVLRNAKPVFADVRPDTLNLDESKLEALITPRTRAIVVVHYAGVSCEMDAIMEIANRHNIPVIEDNAHGLFGKYKGKQLGTFGVMATQSFHETKNFTSGEGGALLINDSKYIEDAEILREKGTNRSRFFRGQVDKYTWVNVGSSYLPSDMLAAFLLAQLEEREEIQSSRQRIWETYYKELGSWAEENHIQMPFVPAHCNQSYHMFYILFPNLEKRQAAIAHLKERGIQAVFHYLPLHLSPMGEKFGGKEGDCPVTERVSDQLLRLPFYTNMTDEEQKSVIAALKEFSVQ, translated from the coding sequence ATGTCCATTTCATTCAACAAACCGACCAAGATTGGCAAAGAGGCCGAATATATGCAGGAATCTTTGCAAAGAGGTCACATCTCTGGTGATGGGTACTTTACTAAAAAGGTTCATGTTTTGCTCGAAGAAACCGTTGGTGTTCCTAAAGCTTTGTTGACTACATCCTGTACACATGCATTGGAAATGTCTGCCCTTCTTTTGGATTTAAAAGATGGGGACGAAGTGATTGTCCCCTCGTTCACGTTCGTCTCCACGGTCAACGCCTTTGTTTTGCGCAACGCCAAGCCGGTCTTTGCCGACGTTCGACCTGATACACTCAACCTTGATGAATCCAAGCTCGAAGCTTTGATTACACCGCGAACACGTGCCATTGTCGTTGTTCATTACGCTGGTGTTTCCTGTGAAATGGACGCGATTATGGAGATTGCAAATCGTCACAATATCCCTGTCATCGAAGATAATGCGCATGGTTTGTTCGGTAAGTACAAAGGCAAACAACTCGGAACATTTGGAGTGATGGCGACACAAAGTTTCCATGAAACTAAGAACTTCACATCTGGTGAAGGTGGCGCGCTCCTTATCAATGATTCAAAATATATTGAAGATGCTGAGATCCTGCGCGAGAAGGGAACCAACCGCAGTCGTTTCTTCCGTGGGCAGGTGGATAAATACACGTGGGTCAACGTCGGCTCGAGTTATCTTCCCTCCGATATGCTTGCGGCATTTCTGTTAGCACAATTGGAAGAGCGTGAAGAGATTCAATCATCACGCCAACGGATTTGGGAAACCTATTACAAAGAACTCGGATCATGGGCTGAGGAAAATCACATACAGATGCCCTTTGTCCCTGCGCATTGCAACCAAAGTTACCACATGTTCTACATTCTTTTTCCAAATCTCGAAAAACGACAAGCCGCCATCGCTCATCTCAAGGAGCGTGGCATTCAAGCTGTCTTTCATTATTTGCCGTTGCACCTCTCGCCCATGGGAGAAAAATTCGGCGGCAAGGAAGGCGATTGTCCTGTTACTGAACGCGTCAGTGACCAACTCCTGCGTCTCCCGTTCTATACCAACATGACCGATGAAGAACAAAAGAGTGTGATCGCCGCCCTCAAGGAATTCTCTGTTCAATAA